Proteins from one Impatiens glandulifera chromosome 2, dImpGla2.1, whole genome shotgun sequence genomic window:
- the LOC124924164 gene encoding mannan endo-1,4-beta-mannosidase 7-like, whose amino-acid sequence MRNLNVALFLLCSAILITNQEHQIKAESDQFIRTKGVQFILNGNPFYANGFNAYWLMYTAAEPSERNKVTSAFSDAGKHGLSIVRTWAFNDGNGYRALQTSPGVYNEQVFQGLDFAVSEAGKYGMKVILCLVNNYKDFGGRNQYVEWGRSKGEKIDSEDGFYSNGVVKEMFKNHIKMVVNRRNTITGIVYKDDPNIMAWELINEPRCPSDQSGSTIQSWIKEMAAYVKSLDNNHMVDIGMEGFYGPSRSERQQNNPNFLVGTDFIANNQIQDIDFATTHTYPDAWFKDSSNEIQNTFLNNWVNNHLQDAENILKKPLMFAEFGQSNKLSSYNIGQRDKMFETIYSTVYMSSIKGGAAAGGLFWHLLTTGMDNLRDGYEIILSENSTTNSIIAYQSKKLKKVRHLYACSEC is encoded by the exons atgagAAATCTGAACGTCGCATTATTTCTTCTATGTTCTGCAATTCTAATTACaaatcaagaacatcaaattaAGGCAGAATCTGATCAATTCATTAGAACAAAAGGAGTACAATTTATACTAAACGGAAACCCATTTTACGCAAATGGGTTCAATGCCTATTGGTTAATGTACACCGCCGCCGAACCATCTGAAAGAAACAAAGTCACCTCCGCTTTTTCCGACGCCGGAAAACATGGTCTCTCCATTGTCAGAACTTGGGCTTTCAACGACGGCAACGGTTACAGAGCCCTTCAAACCTCTCCCGGTGTTTACAATGAACAAGTTTTTCAG ggtTTGGATTTTGCTGTATCTGAAGCTGGAAAATATGGTATGAAAGTTATACTATGTTtggttaataattataaagattttggaGGAAGAAATCAGTATGTTGAATGGGGGAGAAGTAAAGGGGAAAAGATTGATTCTGAAGATGGATTTTATAGTAATGGTGTTGTTAAGGAGATGTTTAAGAATCATATTAAG ATGGTTGTGAATAGACGAAATACTATCACGGGAATTGTTTATAAAGATGATCCCAATATAATGGCTTGGGAACTTATTAATGAGCCACGATGTCCGTCCGATCAATCTGGATCTACTATTCAG TCATGGATTAAAGAAATGGCTGCATATGTGAAATCCTTAGACAACAACCATATGGTAGATATTGGCATGGAAGGCTTCTATGGACCCTCACGATCTGAAAGGCAACAAAATAACCCTAATTTTCTAGTTGGAACCGATTTCATCGCCAATAATCAGATTCAAGATATTGATTTCGCTACGACTCACACATATCCCGATGCCTG gTTTAAAGATTCGAGCAATGAAATACAAAACACATTCCTCAATAATTGGGTTAACAATCACCTTCAAGATGccgaaaacatattaaaaaaacctCTCATGTTTGCGGAATTTGGGCAATCGAATAAATTATCGAGTTACAACATAGGTCAAAGAGACAAAATGTTTGAAACAATTTACTCCACGGTTTACATGTCTTCTATTAAAGGAGGAGCTGCGGCTGGCGGGTTATTCTGGCATTTATTGACAACCGGAATGGACAATCTTCGAGACGGGTATGAGATAATCCTTAGTGAAAACTCGACTACAAATAGTATAATAGCTTATCAGTCTAAAAAACTGAAGAAGGTTAGACATTTGTATGCCTGCAGTGAATGTTAA
- the LOC124924166 gene encoding mannan endo-1,4-beta-mannosidase 7-like, with product MRNCKALLLLLVFSIILIINNQIRAEISKVGSSDQFIRTRGVQFIQNGKPFYANGFNAYWLMYIGTDPSERYKVTAAFSDAEKHGLSIVRTMAFNDGPGNRTLQSSPGIYNEPVFQGLDFALSEARKYGMKVLLCLSNNFKDFGGKIQYVEWGRSKGQRIRTEDGFYTNAVVKEMYKNHVMRVLNRRNTITGIIYKNDPTIMGWELINEPRCYTDKSGATVQSWIKEMAAYVKSIDNNHMVAVGMEGFYGPSHAGRQQNNPTFQVGTDFIENNLIRDIDFATIHMYPDKWIGGSSEVKEDAFLNDWINNHVQDAQNIIRKPLIFTEFQKNSKDPGFNIVQRDNMFKTIYSAVYLSAVRRGAVSGALFWHLLTTGLDSFRDGNAIILSEKTSTNILIAEESAKLKKITNMYASIDS from the exons atgagaaaTTGTAAGgccttattattattactagtgTTTTCCATAATTCTGATAATAAATAATCAGATTAGGGCAGAAATTAGCAAGGTTGGATCATCTGATCAATTCATTAGGACAAGAGGAGTACAATTTATACAAAATGGAAAACCATTTTATGCAAATGGGTTCAATGCATATTGGTTAATGTACATCGGCACCGATCCATCTGAAAGATACAAAGTCACCGCCGCCTTTTCCGACGCCGAAAAACATGGTCTCTCCATTGTCAGAACTATGGCTTTCAACGACGGCCCCGGAAACAGAACCCTTCAGAGCTCTCCCGGTATTTACAATGAACCCGTTTTTCag GGGTTGGATTTTGCTTTATCTGAAGCTAGAAAGTATGGGATGAAGGTTTTACTATGTTTGAGTAacaattttaaagattttggagggaaaatacaATATGTTGAATGGGGCAGGAGTAAAGGGCAGAGGATTCGAACTGAAGATGGTTTCTATACTAATGCTGTTGTCAAGGAGATGTACAAGAATCATGTCATG AGAGTGCTTAATAGACGAAATACAATCACgggaattatttataaaaatgatccTACCATAATGGGGTGGGAACTTATTAACGAGCCTAGATGTTATACCGATAAATCTGGAGCTACCGTTCAG TCATGGATTAAAGAAATGGCTGCATATGTGAAATCCATAGACAACAACCATATGGTAGCTGTTGGCATGGAAGGTTTCTATGGACCCTCACATGCTGGAAGGCAACAAAATAACCCTACTTTTCAAGTTGGTACCGATTTCATCGAGAATAATCTGATTCGCGACATTGATTTCGCTACAATTCACATGTATCCTGATAAATG GATTGGAGGCTCGAGCGAAGTAAAAGAAGACGCATTCCTCAATGACTGGATCAACAATCATGTCCAAGATGCACAAAACATAATAAGAAAACCACTCATATTTACGGAATTTCAGAAAAATAGTAAGGACCCCGGTTTCAACATAGTTCAAAGAGACAAtatgttcaaaacaatttaCTCGGCAGTTTATTTGTCTGCGGTTAGAAGAGGAGCTGTATCTGGCGCTCTATTCTGGCATTTATTGACAACCGGGTTAGACTCTTTTCGAGATGGGAATGCAATAATTCTAAGCGAGAAAACttcaacaaatattttaatagctGAGGAGTCGGCTAAACTAAAGAAGATTACAAATATGTATGCCTCCATTGATTCTTAA
- the LOC124924163 gene encoding cysteine proteinase inhibitor 1-like: protein MASYHKLIISVFVFSLFLFNIISAENVFNRKALVGDWKYLAFNSPKAIEMTKFAISEHNKQAGTKLESGSVINATYQVVNGIKYRLHFAALDGKVDGQYNAVVWDKLSPKSEILLSFTKENI from the coding sequence ATGGCTTCTTACCATAAACTTATCATCTCTGTATTTGTGTTTTCTCTAttcctttttaatattatctccGCAGAAAATGTTTTCAATCGTAAGGCATTGGTGGGTGACTGGAAGTATCTCGCCTTTAATAGTCCAAAAGCAATTGAAATGACCAAGTTCGCGATATCTGAGCACAACAAACAAGCTGGGACGAAACTAGAGTCCGGTAGCGTTATTAACGCTACGTATCAAGTGGTGAACGGTATCAAATACCGCCTCCACTTTGCTGCCTTGGACGGAAAAGTAGACGGACAATACAATGCAGTTGTTTGGGACAAACTATCTCCTAAATCAGAAATACTTCTCTCATTTACGAaggaaaatatttaa